A single window of Pseudarthrobacter psychrotolerans DNA harbors:
- a CDS encoding urease accessory protein UreF produces the protein MPNTPTERVNEPPSYLLPLLQLSDSALPTGGFSHSFGMETFLERGLIDGEASFASWLSQFVGIQLTYSDGFALRLAFEASSAEDIARVDRMIAAAALPREVREAGTKMGARMLAIAGTVAPGARLAGYAADVGSGRCAGHPAVAFGVAGRQLGVPLEELLASYLFTAVTSLTQNAIRAIPIGQDAGQRVLLGTHPKIMDAVRRIQALEADDFGITAPGLEIAQMRHERQRVRMFMS, from the coding sequence ATGCCGAACACACCCACTGAGCGCGTGAACGAGCCGCCGTCGTACCTGCTGCCGCTGTTGCAGCTCTCTGACTCCGCGCTCCCCACCGGCGGGTTCAGCCATTCCTTCGGGATGGAAACATTCCTGGAACGTGGACTCATCGACGGCGAAGCGAGCTTCGCCAGCTGGCTGAGCCAGTTTGTGGGCATCCAACTGACGTACAGTGACGGGTTCGCCCTGCGGCTGGCGTTTGAGGCGTCCTCGGCGGAGGACATTGCCCGGGTCGACCGGATGATAGCCGCCGCGGCGCTGCCCCGTGAGGTCCGCGAGGCGGGGACCAAGATGGGCGCACGGATGCTGGCCATCGCCGGCACAGTGGCGCCGGGTGCCCGGCTCGCGGGCTACGCGGCCGACGTCGGATCCGGGCGTTGCGCCGGGCATCCGGCGGTCGCGTTCGGCGTTGCCGGCCGGCAGTTGGGCGTGCCGCTGGAGGAATTGCTGGCGAGCTACCTCTTCACGGCGGTCACGTCGCTGACCCAAAACGCCATCCGTGCGATCCCCATAGGGCAGGACGCCGGGCAGCGTGTACTTCTGGGAACGCATCCCAAGATCATGGATGCAGTCCGCCGGATCCAGGCACTCGAAGCGGACGACTTCGGGATCACGGCCCCAGGC
- the ureE gene encoding urease accessory protein UreE, whose product MIIDHVIANRHDLPDDELAGLHEEQVLLPSAELVKKIQRVSTDHGRELGIRLSDSAGAVRDLRDGDILFRDHKTVIVVTALATDVLVIAARSIREMGVVAHNLGNRHMQAQFFDADSEYAAEVMVVQYDHTIEDYLIHVGVPYSRQERVVPVPFRHAEHTH is encoded by the coding sequence ATGATCATCGACCACGTCATCGCCAACCGGCACGATCTCCCCGACGACGAACTGGCCGGCCTCCACGAGGAGCAGGTCCTGCTGCCGAGCGCGGAACTCGTCAAGAAAATCCAGCGCGTGTCCACCGACCACGGCCGAGAGCTGGGCATCCGGCTCAGCGATTCCGCGGGCGCGGTGCGGGACCTCCGCGACGGCGACATCCTGTTCCGCGACCACAAAACGGTCATCGTGGTGACTGCCCTGGCAACTGACGTCCTTGTTATAGCCGCGCGCAGCATCCGTGAAATGGGGGTCGTGGCGCACAACCTCGGCAACCGGCACATGCAGGCGCAGTTCTTCGACGCCGACAGCGAGTACGCGGCCGAGGTGATGGTGGTGCAGTATGACCACACGATCGAGGACTACCTGATCCACGTTGGGGTGCCGTACTCGCGCCAGGAACGTGTGGTGCCCGTGCCGTTCCGCCATGCCGAACACACCCACTGA
- the ureC gene encoding urease subunit alpha: MSFELSRKQYSDLYGPTTGDAVRLADTDLFLEIEHDHTNYGEEVVFGGGKVIRDGMGQNGQLVRDEDIPDTVITNVIVLDYTGIYKADVALRDGHIFKIGKAGNPQISRGVNITIGVATDIIAGEGKILTAGGIDTHVHFVSPDQVPVALASGITTLIGGGTGPSDASKATTVTPGAWHISRMLQAVENLPINIGLLGKGHASAIEPLAEQIRAGAIGLKVHEDWGATTSSIDMSLRVADEYDVQVAIHSDTLNECGFVEDTIRAIGGRVIHTFHTEGAGGGHAPDIIKIAALPNVLPASTNPTLPYTVNTIDEHLDMLMVCHHLSPDIPEDVAFADSRIRKETIAAEDVLHDMGIFSITSSDSQAMGRVGEVVLRTWQVADAMKRQRGKLDGDPEVGDNFRLKRYVAKYTINPAIAHGIADSVGSVEEGKFADLVLWDPMFFGVKPELVLKGGQAVMSVMGDPNASIPTPQPRVLRGNFGALGTAVHTSSITFLSQAAIAAGVPEQLGLRRVIRPVSGIRTLTKADMKHNGATPDIGVDPETYSVTVDGEPITAEPSTVLPMAQRYFLF, encoded by the coding sequence ATGAGCTTCGAGCTGAGCCGCAAACAGTACTCGGACCTCTACGGCCCCACCACGGGCGACGCCGTTCGCCTGGCGGACACGGATCTGTTCCTCGAGATTGAGCACGATCACACCAACTACGGTGAAGAGGTGGTGTTTGGCGGCGGCAAGGTCATCCGTGACGGCATGGGCCAGAACGGGCAGCTGGTCCGCGACGAGGACATTCCGGACACCGTGATCACGAACGTGATCGTGCTTGACTACACCGGCATCTATAAAGCCGACGTGGCCCTGCGTGACGGGCACATCTTCAAAATCGGCAAGGCCGGCAACCCCCAGATTTCCCGGGGCGTGAACATCACCATCGGCGTCGCCACCGACATCATCGCGGGCGAGGGCAAGATCCTCACAGCGGGCGGCATTGATACGCACGTGCACTTTGTGAGTCCCGATCAGGTGCCGGTGGCATTGGCGTCGGGGATCACCACCCTGATCGGCGGCGGCACCGGACCGAGCGACGCGAGCAAAGCCACCACCGTGACGCCGGGCGCCTGGCACATTTCACGCATGCTTCAGGCAGTGGAGAACCTGCCGATCAATATCGGCCTGCTCGGCAAAGGCCACGCCAGTGCAATCGAGCCCCTCGCGGAGCAGATCCGGGCCGGTGCCATCGGGTTGAAGGTGCACGAAGACTGGGGCGCCACCACGTCCTCGATCGACATGTCGTTGCGCGTGGCTGACGAGTATGACGTGCAGGTGGCCATCCACTCTGACACCCTCAACGAGTGCGGCTTCGTCGAAGACACCATCCGGGCCATCGGCGGCCGCGTCATCCACACGTTCCACACCGAAGGCGCCGGCGGCGGGCACGCCCCGGACATCATCAAGATAGCGGCGCTGCCCAACGTCCTGCCGGCGTCGACCAATCCCACCCTGCCGTACACGGTCAACACCATCGACGAACACCTCGACATGCTGATGGTCTGCCACCACCTGAGCCCGGACATCCCCGAGGATGTGGCCTTCGCCGATTCGCGTATCCGCAAGGAGACCATCGCCGCGGAGGACGTGCTGCATGACATGGGCATCTTCTCCATCACCAGCTCCGATTCCCAGGCCATGGGCCGGGTCGGCGAGGTGGTCCTGCGCACCTGGCAGGTAGCGGACGCCATGAAGCGCCAACGCGGAAAGCTCGACGGCGATCCCGAGGTGGGCGACAACTTCCGGCTCAAACGCTACGTGGCCAAATACACGATCAACCCGGCGATCGCCCACGGCATCGCGGACTCGGTCGGAAGCGTCGAGGAGGGAAAATTCGCCGACCTCGTGCTCTGGGACCCGATGTTCTTCGGCGTCAAGCCCGAGCTCGTGCTCAAAGGCGGGCAGGCCGTCATGAGCGTTATGGGAGATCCCAACGCCTCGATCCCCACCCCGCAGCCACGCGTCCTGCGCGGCAACTTCGGGGCACTCGGCACCGCGGTACACACCTCGTCGATCACCTTCCTTTCCCAGGCCGCCATCGCCGCCGGAGTCCCCGAACAGCTGGGCCTGCGCCGCGTGATCCGGCCGGTGAGCGGGATCCGCACCCTCACCAAGGCAGACATGAAACACAACGGCGCGACACCGGATATCGGGGTCGACCCGGAAACCTATTCGGTGACTGTCGACGGCGAGCCAATCACGGCGGAGCCCTCGACGGTGCTGCCCATGGCGCAGCGCTACTTCCTTTTTTAG
- a CDS encoding urease subunit beta translates to MKPGEYILRTEPVTCNAGLIPRALAVINRGDRPIQVGSHYHFFEVNDALEFDRDAAHGFRLDIPAGTAVRFEPGDAKTVNLLALSGERAVYGFRDRINGPLEPSRGLISLQDDTK, encoded by the coding sequence ATGAAACCCGGCGAATACATCCTTCGGACGGAGCCCGTGACGTGCAATGCGGGCCTCATTCCCCGCGCCCTCGCCGTGATCAACCGCGGTGACCGCCCCATCCAGGTGGGGTCGCACTACCATTTCTTCGAGGTGAACGATGCCCTTGAGTTCGACCGGGACGCGGCCCACGGCTTCCGGCTGGACATCCCGGCGGGAACCGCGGTGCGGTTCGAGCCCGGAGATGCCAAGACGGTCAACCTGCTCGCACTCTCGGGCGAGCGTGCGGTCTACGGGTTCCGGGACCGCATCAACGGCCCGCTCGAGCCAAGCCGCGGCCTGATCTCCCTGCAGGACGACACCAAATGA
- a CDS encoding urease subunit gamma — translation MHLTPRESEKLMIVVAADLARRRQKRGLKLNHPESVAILTYELVEGARDGRRVADLMSYGTTILTREDVMEGVADMIQDVQVEATFPDGTKLVTVHNPIR, via the coding sequence ATGCATCTGACGCCACGCGAAAGCGAAAAACTGATGATCGTGGTTGCTGCCGATCTTGCACGACGGCGGCAAAAACGCGGACTCAAACTCAATCACCCGGAATCCGTCGCGATTCTTACGTATGAGCTGGTCGAGGGCGCCCGCGACGGACGCCGCGTCGCGGACCTCATGAGCTATGGCACCACGATCCTGACCAGGGAAGATGTCATGGAAGGTGTCGCCGACATGATCCAGGACGTCCAGGTCGAAGCGACGTTCCCGGACGGCACCAAGCTCGTCACCGTGCACAACCCCATTCGCTAG
- a CDS encoding DUF1801 domain-containing protein has product MAILDADDAITERIKWKAPSFCFNSVDRVTFNLRPLHHVQLFFHRGAKAIENDFDFDASKWSGLVEMIGQDRGQVIFPSAEVAAARKDEFVALVREWVRA; this is encoded by the coding sequence GTGGCCATTCTGGACGCGGATGACGCAATCACCGAGCGCATTAAGTGGAAAGCGCCGAGTTTCTGCTTCAACTCTGTTGACCGCGTCACTTTCAACTTGCGGCCGCTTCATCATGTGCAGCTGTTTTTTCACCGCGGGGCAAAGGCCATCGAGAATGACTTCGATTTTGATGCCTCCAAATGGAGCGGGCTGGTGGAAATGATTGGGCAGGACCGTGGCCAGGTGATTTTTCCAAGCGCGGAGGTTGCGGCGGCCCGGAAGGACGAATTCGTTGCGCTGGTGCGGGAATGGGTTCGAGCCTGA